One genomic segment of Gemmatimonadota bacterium includes these proteins:
- a CDS encoding class I SAM-dependent methyltransferase has translation MSSKDFFDRVAPDWDEMREGYYSDDVRVSALAAASVEPGRVAADIGAGTGFISQGLIVEGLRVIAVDQSEVILDEMKTKFAGYPAIDYRVGNAEDLPIPGEAVDYAFANMCLHHVESPPDAIREMARILKPGGKLVITDADEHEFEFLREEHHDRWLGFKRTDIRTWFEAAGLRDVRVDDAGTCCEVQSTCCDDFARIGIFVASGQKPTA, from the coding sequence TTGAGCAGCAAGGACTTCTTCGATCGCGTCGCCCCGGACTGGGACGAAATGCGCGAAGGGTATTATTCCGACGATGTCCGTGTAAGCGCTCTTGCGGCCGCCTCGGTCGAACCGGGCAGAGTCGCCGCCGACATCGGCGCGGGCACGGGGTTTATCTCGCAGGGCCTGATCGTGGAAGGACTGCGGGTGATCGCCGTCGACCAGTCCGAAGTCATCCTGGACGAAATGAAGACGAAATTTGCCGGGTACCCGGCGATCGACTATCGCGTCGGAAACGCGGAGGACCTGCCCATTCCCGGTGAAGCGGTCGACTACGCCTTCGCCAACATGTGTCTCCATCACGTTGAATCCCCGCCGGACGCCATCCGGGAGATGGCGAGAATCCTGAAACCGGGAGGGAAACTGGTGATCACGGACGCGGACGAGCACGAGTTCGAGTTTCTGCGCGAAGAGCACCACGACCGGTGGCTGGGGTTCAAGCGAACCGATATCAGGACCTGGTTCGAGGCGGCGGGGCTGCGGGACGTCCGCGTGGACGACGCCGGTACATGCTGCGAAGTACAGTCGACCTGCTGCGACGATTTCGCCCGCATCGGGATCTTCGTGGCCTCGGGACAGAAACCCACGGCGTAG